One Poecile atricapillus isolate bPoeAtr1 chromosome 29, bPoeAtr1.hap1, whole genome shotgun sequence genomic window carries:
- the ENTPD4 gene encoding ectonucleoside triphosphate diphosphohydrolase 4 isoform X2: MGRISISCPLPGCWRCGLCPAGAPRLLSAPGRRRLLLLGAGAAAGALLLCGLLLLLLLREQPRDGTERRFLARVTDTEATDTGNPNLNYGIVVDCGSSGSRVFVYCWPRHNGNPKDLLDIQQMRDSSRKPVVMKIKPGISEFASSPAEVSDYISPLLSFAAAHVPRSKHKETPLYILCTAGMRILPESQQKAILEDLLTDIPTRFDFLFSDSHAEVISGKQEGVYAWIGINFVLGRFEHTDDEAEAVVEVQIPGSEHRDPIFRKRTVGILDMGGVSTQIAYEEEVAKGLLAEFNLGCDAHQTEHVYRVYVATFLGFGGNAARRRYEESLFSSSLLGNSPQFPLPDPCLPRDALDELRLHGRTLHLRGSGDFGRCRELLQPLLNRSRDSRGSLNGVFQPPVHFQSSEFYGFSEFYYCTEDVLRMGGDYSAAKFARAAQDYCATSWSVLRERFQRGLYAPHADLHRLKFQCFKSAWMFEVFHRGFSFPESYGRLRTALQVYDKEVQWTLGAILYRTRFLPLRDIQQENFRGIHSRWRSFSFVYNHYLFLACFLVVLLSILLYLLRLRRIHRRRLHSGASPALWIQEGLPAPKIPG, translated from the exons ATGGGCAG GATCAGCATCTCCTGCCCTCTCCCGGGCTGCTGGCGCTGCGGCCTCTGCCCCGCGGGCGCCCCGCGGCTCCTGAGCGCTCCCGGCCggcggcggctgctgctgctgggggccggggctgcggccgGAGCGCTGCTGCTCTGcgggctcctgctgctgctgctgctgcgggaACAGCCCCGGGATGGGACAGAACGCAG ATTCCTGGCCAGGGTGACGGATACAGAAGCCACGGACACTGGGAATCCCAACCTGAACTACGGGATTGTGGTGGACTGCGGCAGTAGTGGCTCCCGTGTGTTTGTGTACTGCTGGCCCCGGCACAATGGCAACCCCAAGGACCTGCTGGACATCCAGCAGATgagggacagctccaggaaaccCGTGGTGATGAAAATCAAACCAG gaatttcgGAGTTTGCCAGCTCTCCCGCCGAGGTCAGCGATTACATCTCGCCCCTGCTGAGCTTCGCTGCCGCACACGTCCCACGCTCCAAGCACAAGGAGACTCCTCTCTACATCCTGTGCACAGCAGGAATGCGCATCCTTCCCGAGAG CCAGCAGAAAGCCATCCTGGAGGATCTGCTCACAGACATCCCCACACGCTTTGATTTCCTCTTCTCCGACTCCCATGCTGAGGTGATATCTGGGAAGCAGGAAG GAGTCTATGCGTGGATTGGGATCAACTTTGTCCTTGGAAGATTTGAGCACACGGACGATG AGGCTGAGGCGGTGGTGGAGGTGCAGATCCCGGGAAGCGAGCACCGCGATCCCATTTTCCGGAAGAGAACCGTGGGAATCCTGGACATGGGCGGGGTCTCCACGCAGATCGCCTACGAG gaggaggtggcCAAGGGTTTGCTGGCGGAATTTAATTTGGGATGTGACGCCCACCAGACGGAGCACGTGTACCGCGTCTACGTGGCCACATTCCTGGGATTTGGTGGGAACGCGGCCCGCAGGAGATACGAGGAGAGCCTCTTCTCCAGCAGCCTCCTGGGGAACAG CCCGCAGTTCCCGCTGCCAGATCCATGCCTGCCGCGGGACGCGCTGGATGAGCTGCGGCTGCACGGGCGGACACTGCACCTGCGCGGCTCCGGGGACTTTGGGCGCTgccgggagctgctgcagccgcTGCTGAACCGCAGCCGGGACAGCCGGGGTTCCCTGAACGGCGTCTTCCAGCCGCCCGTGCACTTCCAGAGCAGCGAGTTCTACGGATTCTCCGAGTTCTACTACTGCACCGAGGACGTGCTGAGGATGGGCGGCGACTACAGCGCCGCCAAGTTCGCCAGGGCTGCCCAG GACTACTGTGCCACCAGCTGGTCGGTGCTGCGGGAGCGCTTCCAGCGTGGGCTCTACGCGCCACACGCGGATCTGCACCGCCTCAA GTTCCAGTGCTTTAAGTCTGCCTGGATGTTCGAGGTTTTCCACCGGGGCTTTTCCTTCCCGGAGAGCTACGGGCGGCTGCGCACGGCGCTGCAGGTCTACGACAAGGAGGTGCAGTGGACGCTGGGGGCCATCCTGTACCGCACCCGCTTCCTGCCCCTCAG GGACATCCAGCAGGAAAATTTCCGTGGGATTCACTCACGCTGGAGGAGCTTTTCCTTCGTGTACAACCACTACCTGTTCCTGGCCTGCTTCCTGGtggtgctgctctccatcctgctcTACCTGCTCCGGCTGCGCCGCATCCATCGCCGCCGGCTCCACAGCGGCGCCTCCCCAGCCCTCTGGATCCAAGAGGGGCTCCCTGCCCCGAAAATCCCGGGATAA
- the ENTPD4 gene encoding ectonucleoside triphosphate diphosphohydrolase 4 isoform X3, producing MGRISISCPLPGCWRCGLCPAGAPRLLSAPGRRRLLLLGAGAAAGALLLCGLLLLLLLREQPRDGTERRFLARVTDTEATDTGNPNLNYGIVVDCGSSGSRVFVYCWPRHNGNPKDLLDIQQMRDSSRKPVVMKIKPGISEFASSPAEVSDYISPLLSFAAAHVPRSKHKETPLYILCTAGMRILPESQQKAILEDLLTDIPTRFDFLFSDSHAEVISGKQEEAEAVVEVQIPGSEHRDPIFRKRTVGILDMGGVSTQIAYEVPPSEEVAKGLLAEFNLGCDAHQTEHVYRVYVATFLGFGGNAARRRYEESLFSSSLLGNSPQFPLPDPCLPRDALDELRLHGRTLHLRGSGDFGRCRELLQPLLNRSRDSRGSLNGVFQPPVHFQSSEFYGFSEFYYCTEDVLRMGGDYSAAKFARAAQDYCATSWSVLRERFQRGLYAPHADLHRLKFQCFKSAWMFEVFHRGFSFPESYGRLRTALQVYDKEVQWTLGAILYRTRFLPLRDIQQENFRGIHSRWRSFSFVYNHYLFLACFLVVLLSILLYLLRLRRIHRRRLHSGASPALWIQEGLPAPKIPG from the exons ATGGGCAG GATCAGCATCTCCTGCCCTCTCCCGGGCTGCTGGCGCTGCGGCCTCTGCCCCGCGGGCGCCCCGCGGCTCCTGAGCGCTCCCGGCCggcggcggctgctgctgctgggggccggggctgcggccgGAGCGCTGCTGCTCTGcgggctcctgctgctgctgctgctgcgggaACAGCCCCGGGATGGGACAGAACGCAG ATTCCTGGCCAGGGTGACGGATACAGAAGCCACGGACACTGGGAATCCCAACCTGAACTACGGGATTGTGGTGGACTGCGGCAGTAGTGGCTCCCGTGTGTTTGTGTACTGCTGGCCCCGGCACAATGGCAACCCCAAGGACCTGCTGGACATCCAGCAGATgagggacagctccaggaaaccCGTGGTGATGAAAATCAAACCAG gaatttcgGAGTTTGCCAGCTCTCCCGCCGAGGTCAGCGATTACATCTCGCCCCTGCTGAGCTTCGCTGCCGCACACGTCCCACGCTCCAAGCACAAGGAGACTCCTCTCTACATCCTGTGCACAGCAGGAATGCGCATCCTTCCCGAGAG CCAGCAGAAAGCCATCCTGGAGGATCTGCTCACAGACATCCCCACACGCTTTGATTTCCTCTTCTCCGACTCCCATGCTGAGGTGATATCTGGGAAGCAGGAAG AGGCTGAGGCGGTGGTGGAGGTGCAGATCCCGGGAAGCGAGCACCGCGATCCCATTTTCCGGAAGAGAACCGTGGGAATCCTGGACATGGGCGGGGTCTCCACGCAGATCGCCTACGAGGTGCCCCCGAGT gaggaggtggcCAAGGGTTTGCTGGCGGAATTTAATTTGGGATGTGACGCCCACCAGACGGAGCACGTGTACCGCGTCTACGTGGCCACATTCCTGGGATTTGGTGGGAACGCGGCCCGCAGGAGATACGAGGAGAGCCTCTTCTCCAGCAGCCTCCTGGGGAACAG CCCGCAGTTCCCGCTGCCAGATCCATGCCTGCCGCGGGACGCGCTGGATGAGCTGCGGCTGCACGGGCGGACACTGCACCTGCGCGGCTCCGGGGACTTTGGGCGCTgccgggagctgctgcagccgcTGCTGAACCGCAGCCGGGACAGCCGGGGTTCCCTGAACGGCGTCTTCCAGCCGCCCGTGCACTTCCAGAGCAGCGAGTTCTACGGATTCTCCGAGTTCTACTACTGCACCGAGGACGTGCTGAGGATGGGCGGCGACTACAGCGCCGCCAAGTTCGCCAGGGCTGCCCAG GACTACTGTGCCACCAGCTGGTCGGTGCTGCGGGAGCGCTTCCAGCGTGGGCTCTACGCGCCACACGCGGATCTGCACCGCCTCAA GTTCCAGTGCTTTAAGTCTGCCTGGATGTTCGAGGTTTTCCACCGGGGCTTTTCCTTCCCGGAGAGCTACGGGCGGCTGCGCACGGCGCTGCAGGTCTACGACAAGGAGGTGCAGTGGACGCTGGGGGCCATCCTGTACCGCACCCGCTTCCTGCCCCTCAG GGACATCCAGCAGGAAAATTTCCGTGGGATTCACTCACGCTGGAGGAGCTTTTCCTTCGTGTACAACCACTACCTGTTCCTGGCCTGCTTCCTGGtggtgctgctctccatcctgctcTACCTGCTCCGGCTGCGCCGCATCCATCGCCGCCGGCTCCACAGCGGCGCCTCCCCAGCCCTCTGGATCCAAGAGGGGCTCCCTGCCCCGAAAATCCCGGGATAA
- the ENTPD4 gene encoding ectonucleoside triphosphate diphosphohydrolase 4 isoform X1: MGRISISCPLPGCWRCGLCPAGAPRLLSAPGRRRLLLLGAGAAAGALLLCGLLLLLLLREQPRDGTERRFLARVTDTEATDTGNPNLNYGIVVDCGSSGSRVFVYCWPRHNGNPKDLLDIQQMRDSSRKPVVMKIKPGISEFASSPAEVSDYISPLLSFAAAHVPRSKHKETPLYILCTAGMRILPESQQKAILEDLLTDIPTRFDFLFSDSHAEVISGKQEGVYAWIGINFVLGRFEHTDDEAEAVVEVQIPGSEHRDPIFRKRTVGILDMGGVSTQIAYEVPPSEEVAKGLLAEFNLGCDAHQTEHVYRVYVATFLGFGGNAARRRYEESLFSSSLLGNSPQFPLPDPCLPRDALDELRLHGRTLHLRGSGDFGRCRELLQPLLNRSRDSRGSLNGVFQPPVHFQSSEFYGFSEFYYCTEDVLRMGGDYSAAKFARAAQDYCATSWSVLRERFQRGLYAPHADLHRLKFQCFKSAWMFEVFHRGFSFPESYGRLRTALQVYDKEVQWTLGAILYRTRFLPLRDIQQENFRGIHSRWRSFSFVYNHYLFLACFLVVLLSILLYLLRLRRIHRRRLHSGASPALWIQEGLPAPKIPG, encoded by the exons ATGGGCAG GATCAGCATCTCCTGCCCTCTCCCGGGCTGCTGGCGCTGCGGCCTCTGCCCCGCGGGCGCCCCGCGGCTCCTGAGCGCTCCCGGCCggcggcggctgctgctgctgggggccggggctgcggccgGAGCGCTGCTGCTCTGcgggctcctgctgctgctgctgctgcgggaACAGCCCCGGGATGGGACAGAACGCAG ATTCCTGGCCAGGGTGACGGATACAGAAGCCACGGACACTGGGAATCCCAACCTGAACTACGGGATTGTGGTGGACTGCGGCAGTAGTGGCTCCCGTGTGTTTGTGTACTGCTGGCCCCGGCACAATGGCAACCCCAAGGACCTGCTGGACATCCAGCAGATgagggacagctccaggaaaccCGTGGTGATGAAAATCAAACCAG gaatttcgGAGTTTGCCAGCTCTCCCGCCGAGGTCAGCGATTACATCTCGCCCCTGCTGAGCTTCGCTGCCGCACACGTCCCACGCTCCAAGCACAAGGAGACTCCTCTCTACATCCTGTGCACAGCAGGAATGCGCATCCTTCCCGAGAG CCAGCAGAAAGCCATCCTGGAGGATCTGCTCACAGACATCCCCACACGCTTTGATTTCCTCTTCTCCGACTCCCATGCTGAGGTGATATCTGGGAAGCAGGAAG GAGTCTATGCGTGGATTGGGATCAACTTTGTCCTTGGAAGATTTGAGCACACGGACGATG AGGCTGAGGCGGTGGTGGAGGTGCAGATCCCGGGAAGCGAGCACCGCGATCCCATTTTCCGGAAGAGAACCGTGGGAATCCTGGACATGGGCGGGGTCTCCACGCAGATCGCCTACGAGGTGCCCCCGAGT gaggaggtggcCAAGGGTTTGCTGGCGGAATTTAATTTGGGATGTGACGCCCACCAGACGGAGCACGTGTACCGCGTCTACGTGGCCACATTCCTGGGATTTGGTGGGAACGCGGCCCGCAGGAGATACGAGGAGAGCCTCTTCTCCAGCAGCCTCCTGGGGAACAG CCCGCAGTTCCCGCTGCCAGATCCATGCCTGCCGCGGGACGCGCTGGATGAGCTGCGGCTGCACGGGCGGACACTGCACCTGCGCGGCTCCGGGGACTTTGGGCGCTgccgggagctgctgcagccgcTGCTGAACCGCAGCCGGGACAGCCGGGGTTCCCTGAACGGCGTCTTCCAGCCGCCCGTGCACTTCCAGAGCAGCGAGTTCTACGGATTCTCCGAGTTCTACTACTGCACCGAGGACGTGCTGAGGATGGGCGGCGACTACAGCGCCGCCAAGTTCGCCAGGGCTGCCCAG GACTACTGTGCCACCAGCTGGTCGGTGCTGCGGGAGCGCTTCCAGCGTGGGCTCTACGCGCCACACGCGGATCTGCACCGCCTCAA GTTCCAGTGCTTTAAGTCTGCCTGGATGTTCGAGGTTTTCCACCGGGGCTTTTCCTTCCCGGAGAGCTACGGGCGGCTGCGCACGGCGCTGCAGGTCTACGACAAGGAGGTGCAGTGGACGCTGGGGGCCATCCTGTACCGCACCCGCTTCCTGCCCCTCAG GGACATCCAGCAGGAAAATTTCCGTGGGATTCACTCACGCTGGAGGAGCTTTTCCTTCGTGTACAACCACTACCTGTTCCTGGCCTGCTTCCTGGtggtgctgctctccatcctgctcTACCTGCTCCGGCTGCGCCGCATCCATCGCCGCCGGCTCCACAGCGGCGCCTCCCCAGCCCTCTGGATCCAAGAGGGGCTCCCTGCCCCGAAAATCCCGGGATAA
- the ENTPD4 gene encoding ectonucleoside triphosphate diphosphohydrolase 4 isoform X4, whose product MGRISISCPLPGCWRCGLCPAGAPRLLSAPGRRRLLLLGAGAAAGALLLCGLLLLLLLREQPRDGTERRFLARVTDTEATDTGNPNLNYGIVVDCGSSGSRVFVYCWPRHNGNPKDLLDIQQMRDSSRKPVVMKIKPGISEFASSPAEVSDYISPLLSFAAAHVPRSKHKETPLYILCTAGMRILPESQQKAILEDLLTDIPTRFDFLFSDSHAEVISGKQEEAEAVVEVQIPGSEHRDPIFRKRTVGILDMGGVSTQIAYEEEVAKGLLAEFNLGCDAHQTEHVYRVYVATFLGFGGNAARRRYEESLFSSSLLGNSPQFPLPDPCLPRDALDELRLHGRTLHLRGSGDFGRCRELLQPLLNRSRDSRGSLNGVFQPPVHFQSSEFYGFSEFYYCTEDVLRMGGDYSAAKFARAAQDYCATSWSVLRERFQRGLYAPHADLHRLKFQCFKSAWMFEVFHRGFSFPESYGRLRTALQVYDKEVQWTLGAILYRTRFLPLRDIQQENFRGIHSRWRSFSFVYNHYLFLACFLVVLLSILLYLLRLRRIHRRRLHSGASPALWIQEGLPAPKIPG is encoded by the exons ATGGGCAG GATCAGCATCTCCTGCCCTCTCCCGGGCTGCTGGCGCTGCGGCCTCTGCCCCGCGGGCGCCCCGCGGCTCCTGAGCGCTCCCGGCCggcggcggctgctgctgctgggggccggggctgcggccgGAGCGCTGCTGCTCTGcgggctcctgctgctgctgctgctgcgggaACAGCCCCGGGATGGGACAGAACGCAG ATTCCTGGCCAGGGTGACGGATACAGAAGCCACGGACACTGGGAATCCCAACCTGAACTACGGGATTGTGGTGGACTGCGGCAGTAGTGGCTCCCGTGTGTTTGTGTACTGCTGGCCCCGGCACAATGGCAACCCCAAGGACCTGCTGGACATCCAGCAGATgagggacagctccaggaaaccCGTGGTGATGAAAATCAAACCAG gaatttcgGAGTTTGCCAGCTCTCCCGCCGAGGTCAGCGATTACATCTCGCCCCTGCTGAGCTTCGCTGCCGCACACGTCCCACGCTCCAAGCACAAGGAGACTCCTCTCTACATCCTGTGCACAGCAGGAATGCGCATCCTTCCCGAGAG CCAGCAGAAAGCCATCCTGGAGGATCTGCTCACAGACATCCCCACACGCTTTGATTTCCTCTTCTCCGACTCCCATGCTGAGGTGATATCTGGGAAGCAGGAAG AGGCTGAGGCGGTGGTGGAGGTGCAGATCCCGGGAAGCGAGCACCGCGATCCCATTTTCCGGAAGAGAACCGTGGGAATCCTGGACATGGGCGGGGTCTCCACGCAGATCGCCTACGAG gaggaggtggcCAAGGGTTTGCTGGCGGAATTTAATTTGGGATGTGACGCCCACCAGACGGAGCACGTGTACCGCGTCTACGTGGCCACATTCCTGGGATTTGGTGGGAACGCGGCCCGCAGGAGATACGAGGAGAGCCTCTTCTCCAGCAGCCTCCTGGGGAACAG CCCGCAGTTCCCGCTGCCAGATCCATGCCTGCCGCGGGACGCGCTGGATGAGCTGCGGCTGCACGGGCGGACACTGCACCTGCGCGGCTCCGGGGACTTTGGGCGCTgccgggagctgctgcagccgcTGCTGAACCGCAGCCGGGACAGCCGGGGTTCCCTGAACGGCGTCTTCCAGCCGCCCGTGCACTTCCAGAGCAGCGAGTTCTACGGATTCTCCGAGTTCTACTACTGCACCGAGGACGTGCTGAGGATGGGCGGCGACTACAGCGCCGCCAAGTTCGCCAGGGCTGCCCAG GACTACTGTGCCACCAGCTGGTCGGTGCTGCGGGAGCGCTTCCAGCGTGGGCTCTACGCGCCACACGCGGATCTGCACCGCCTCAA GTTCCAGTGCTTTAAGTCTGCCTGGATGTTCGAGGTTTTCCACCGGGGCTTTTCCTTCCCGGAGAGCTACGGGCGGCTGCGCACGGCGCTGCAGGTCTACGACAAGGAGGTGCAGTGGACGCTGGGGGCCATCCTGTACCGCACCCGCTTCCTGCCCCTCAG GGACATCCAGCAGGAAAATTTCCGTGGGATTCACTCACGCTGGAGGAGCTTTTCCTTCGTGTACAACCACTACCTGTTCCTGGCCTGCTTCCTGGtggtgctgctctccatcctgctcTACCTGCTCCGGCTGCGCCGCATCCATCGCCGCCGGCTCCACAGCGGCGCCTCCCCAGCCCTCTGGATCCAAGAGGGGCTCCCTGCCCCGAAAATCCCGGGATAA
- the ENTPD4 gene encoding ectonucleoside triphosphate diphosphohydrolase 4 isoform X5 — MGRFLARVTDTEATDTGNPNLNYGIVVDCGSSGSRVFVYCWPRHNGNPKDLLDIQQMRDSSRKPVVMKIKPGISEFASSPAEVSDYISPLLSFAAAHVPRSKHKETPLYILCTAGMRILPESQQKAILEDLLTDIPTRFDFLFSDSHAEVISGKQEGVYAWIGINFVLGRFEHTDDEAEAVVEVQIPGSEHRDPIFRKRTVGILDMGGVSTQIAYEVPPSEEVAKGLLAEFNLGCDAHQTEHVYRVYVATFLGFGGNAARRRYEESLFSSSLLGNSPQFPLPDPCLPRDALDELRLHGRTLHLRGSGDFGRCRELLQPLLNRSRDSRGSLNGVFQPPVHFQSSEFYGFSEFYYCTEDVLRMGGDYSAAKFARAAQDYCATSWSVLRERFQRGLYAPHADLHRLKFQCFKSAWMFEVFHRGFSFPESYGRLRTALQVYDKEVQWTLGAILYRTRFLPLRDIQQENFRGIHSRWRSFSFVYNHYLFLACFLVVLLSILLYLLRLRRIHRRRLHSGASPALWIQEGLPAPKIPG, encoded by the exons ATGGGCAG ATTCCTGGCCAGGGTGACGGATACAGAAGCCACGGACACTGGGAATCCCAACCTGAACTACGGGATTGTGGTGGACTGCGGCAGTAGTGGCTCCCGTGTGTTTGTGTACTGCTGGCCCCGGCACAATGGCAACCCCAAGGACCTGCTGGACATCCAGCAGATgagggacagctccaggaaaccCGTGGTGATGAAAATCAAACCAG gaatttcgGAGTTTGCCAGCTCTCCCGCCGAGGTCAGCGATTACATCTCGCCCCTGCTGAGCTTCGCTGCCGCACACGTCCCACGCTCCAAGCACAAGGAGACTCCTCTCTACATCCTGTGCACAGCAGGAATGCGCATCCTTCCCGAGAG CCAGCAGAAAGCCATCCTGGAGGATCTGCTCACAGACATCCCCACACGCTTTGATTTCCTCTTCTCCGACTCCCATGCTGAGGTGATATCTGGGAAGCAGGAAG GAGTCTATGCGTGGATTGGGATCAACTTTGTCCTTGGAAGATTTGAGCACACGGACGATG AGGCTGAGGCGGTGGTGGAGGTGCAGATCCCGGGAAGCGAGCACCGCGATCCCATTTTCCGGAAGAGAACCGTGGGAATCCTGGACATGGGCGGGGTCTCCACGCAGATCGCCTACGAGGTGCCCCCGAGT gaggaggtggcCAAGGGTTTGCTGGCGGAATTTAATTTGGGATGTGACGCCCACCAGACGGAGCACGTGTACCGCGTCTACGTGGCCACATTCCTGGGATTTGGTGGGAACGCGGCCCGCAGGAGATACGAGGAGAGCCTCTTCTCCAGCAGCCTCCTGGGGAACAG CCCGCAGTTCCCGCTGCCAGATCCATGCCTGCCGCGGGACGCGCTGGATGAGCTGCGGCTGCACGGGCGGACACTGCACCTGCGCGGCTCCGGGGACTTTGGGCGCTgccgggagctgctgcagccgcTGCTGAACCGCAGCCGGGACAGCCGGGGTTCCCTGAACGGCGTCTTCCAGCCGCCCGTGCACTTCCAGAGCAGCGAGTTCTACGGATTCTCCGAGTTCTACTACTGCACCGAGGACGTGCTGAGGATGGGCGGCGACTACAGCGCCGCCAAGTTCGCCAGGGCTGCCCAG GACTACTGTGCCACCAGCTGGTCGGTGCTGCGGGAGCGCTTCCAGCGTGGGCTCTACGCGCCACACGCGGATCTGCACCGCCTCAA GTTCCAGTGCTTTAAGTCTGCCTGGATGTTCGAGGTTTTCCACCGGGGCTTTTCCTTCCCGGAGAGCTACGGGCGGCTGCGCACGGCGCTGCAGGTCTACGACAAGGAGGTGCAGTGGACGCTGGGGGCCATCCTGTACCGCACCCGCTTCCTGCCCCTCAG GGACATCCAGCAGGAAAATTTCCGTGGGATTCACTCACGCTGGAGGAGCTTTTCCTTCGTGTACAACCACTACCTGTTCCTGGCCTGCTTCCTGGtggtgctgctctccatcctgctcTACCTGCTCCGGCTGCGCCGCATCCATCGCCGCCGGCTCCACAGCGGCGCCTCCCCAGCCCTCTGGATCCAAGAGGGGCTCCCTGCCCCGAAAATCCCGGGATAA